The region ACCACAAGGAGATCGAGGCGACGCTGGCCGCGGCCCGGGAGGAAGCGCGCGACCCGGCCCGCGTGCAGGCGCTCCTGGACAAGGCCGCCACCTTCGCCGGCCTGACCCACCGCGAGGCGGCCGTACTGCTGGAAGTGCAGGACCCCGACACGCTGGAGGCCATCTACAAGCTGGCCCGGCAGGTCAAGGAGCACATCTACGGCCGCCGCATCGTCCTTTTCGCCCCCCTGTACCTGTCGGACTTCTGCGTCAACCGCTGCTCGTACTGTGGCTACAACCACGACCACGCCATGACGCGGCGCAAGCTGACCCAGGAGGAGGTGCGCGAGGAGGTGCGGGTGCTCGAGCGCATGGGGCACAAGCGCCTGGCCCTCGAGACCGGCGAGGACCCGGTCAACTGCCCGCTGGAATACGTGCTCGAGTGCATTGGGACCATCTACGACCTGAAGCTGGACAACGGCGCCATCCGGCGGGTCAATGTGAACATCGCCGCCACGACGGTCGAGAACTACCGCCGGCTCAAGGACGCGGGCATCGGCACCTACATCCTGTTCCAGGAGACTTACCACAAGCCCACGTATGAGCAGGTGCACCCGTCTGGCCCCAAGCGCGACTACGCCTGGCACACCGAGGCCCACGACCGGGCCATGGCCGGCGGCATTGACGACGTGGGCCTGGGCGTCCTGTACGGCCTGTATGACTGGCGCTACGAGACCATCGGCATGTTGATGCACGCTGAGCACCTCGAAGCCGCCTGCGGGGTCGGCCCCCACACGCTGTCGGTGCCGCGCATCCGCACCGCGGAGGGCGTAGCCTCGCAGAGCTTCCCTCACATCGTGGCCGACGCCGACTTCAAGCGGCTCGTCGCCGTCCTGCGGCTAGCCGTGCCGTACACCGGCATGATCCTGTCCACGCGCGAGCCGCAGGGCTTCCGCGAGGAGGTCATCGCCGTGGGCATCTCGCAGGTCAGCGCCGGCTCGTGCACCGGCGTCGGCGGCTACGCCCATGCCGGCAAGTTGGGCTTTGAGGACTCTACCCCGCAGTTCGTTACCGAAGACCGCCGCACCCCCAACGAGGTCCTCACGGGCCTGATCGAGGACGGCTACATCCCCAGCTACTGCACTGCGTGCTACCGCGAGGGGCGCACGGGCGACCGC is a window of bacterium DNA encoding:
- the hydG gene encoding [FeFe] hydrogenase H-cluster radical SAM maturase HydG, encoding MYDPKSPHADDFINHKEIEATLAAAREEARDPARVQALLDKAATFAGLTHREAAVLLEVQDPDTLEAIYKLARQVKEHIYGRRIVLFAPLYLSDFCVNRCSYCGYNHDHAMTRRKLTQEEVREEVRVLERMGHKRLALETGEDPVNCPLEYVLECIGTIYDLKLDNGAIRRVNVNIAATTVENYRRLKDAGIGTYILFQETYHKPTYEQVHPSGPKRDYAWHTEAHDRAMAGGIDDVGLGVLYGLYDWRYETIGMLMHAEHLEAACGVGPHTLSVPRIRTAEGVASQSFPHIVADADFKRLVAVLRLAVPYTGMILSTREPQGFREEVIAVGISQVSAGSCTGVGGYAHAGKLGFEDSTPQFVTEDRRTPNEVLTGLIEDGYIPSYCTACYREGRTGDRFMKLAKTGQIGNVCQANAILTFQEYLEDYADEALRKLGEQAIARELESIPSDHIRTRAREFLGRIRQGERDLRF